CTCTTCAGGTCAGGTGATCTCTGGGGATGCCTGTGCTGGGACCACCACCCGCACCATCGCCAGCGTGCAGGGCGAGCACCAGATCAACCAGATCGCACTCAACCCCACCGGCACCATGCTCTACGCTGCCGCTGGGAACTCTGTCCGCATCTGGGAGCTCAACAGGTCCGGGCGGGGCTAACTCGGGcccccaggcaggggcagctcttgTGGGGAGGCAGACGGGTGCTGCGTAGGCAGAGGGAGCAGTCGTTCTGGGCTGAGCGGGGGCCCGCTCCCTCCCGGCTGGAAGCTGTGTTATTGAGGCAGGGGCGGATTTGGACTGGCACCGGGGGAAGCTGCACTGGCACAAACCCCAACGTGGAGCAGCTTAGCTTGTTTGTCTTGGGCTTTGCACTAcatcagccccagcagctgctgatcACGCCCAAGGGGGGCTGAAAGTAGGACCCagtgctcctctcccagctgcagcccttagggcaggggtggggaaccttttctctgtcactggccattgacccacagaaaaaatcaatCACGGGCCACTTACCTGCTGGGGGGCGtggaggcttggggcttcccctgcagcgggtggtgggagagggcgcCACGGGCCAGATGAAATTAACtaacgggctggatccagcctgcgggccgtagctttccccgcccctgccttAGGAGATCGGTGGACAAGCCGGTCACCCCCTGACACCGCatctgagcccagctccctgcccctagcCCAAGGCCACAGTCACGGCCCATGGTGCTGAGGGATGTGGTATCCCTGAGATTGCTCCGTGCTCTGCGCCCCGGAGCCCGAGGTCCCCACTTCTGCTTGGGATGGTGgagaggggcctggggctgggagggtccctgctgggagccttggAGACTGGGCCAGCGAAGGGCCTGCAGGAACGAGCGCCTCCTGCTGAGCGCACCCCGGGCTCCTGCTTGTAGGTTGCAGCCTATCGGGAAGCTGACCGGCCACATCGGGCCTGTGATGTGTCTCACTGTGAACCAGACTGCGAGCAACCATGACCTGGTCGTCACCGGCTCCAAGGATCACTACGTCAAGGtaccctgggaccctccctccctcccgctcacaGGCAGCACAAGGGGCCTTTGAGCCCAGGAACCGCTGCTTgtgccagccctccccacccccatgcatagCCACTCTCCCGTAGGTGCCAGCTACAGGGGCTCGCTGCCCACCAAAGGCCTGGCGAGGAGGGGACATACTGGGTGGTGGTGTCCAGAGCGCCCAGCATCGGCCTAACTCCGCTCCcatggggggcgggaaggagccGTTCTGTTGATCTCAGCGGGCTGTTGCTGGCCTAATGACCTGAGAGCGACTGGTCTCCTTTGCCACCGGCGTTCACAGCAGCTGCCCTCCGAGCTGTTGCCTTGCAGATGTTTGAGATTGCGGACAGCGTGGTGGGGAACGTCGGCCCCACCCATAACTTCGAGCCCCCGCACTACGATGGCATCGAGTGTCTGGCCATCCAGGGCGACGTGCTCTTCAGCGGCTCCGGGGACAACGGGATCAAGAAGTGGgacctggagcagcaggagctcctccAGGTACGGAGGGGGACGAGCAGgaaggccctgctgctgtgcGGGGGGCAGAGAGATGGGCTAGACCCGCAGCGTGCCGTTTCGAGGGCCAGTGCCAGGGTCTGGAGCGAGGACTTAGAACCTGCTGGAGAGTCGCTGTCCAGTCTGGAGCGTGCTCCCGCCATCCTGGGGGCAGAGGATCAGAGAGCAGACACAGAGACCCCATCCCTACGTTGCACATGGGGCCTCCAGGCAATGGAAGAGCCCCGGGGGTTGCAAAcgacagtggctggcagggtgggtcCCGAAGGCAGTTTACAGCCGTGGGCAATGCACGGTAGCCAGTTCTATAGGgctgggccccacctgctgcggttaaagggctcagtggcctatggggaagggggacaggttGGTCTAGGGGTAGATAGCGCTCGGTGTTGTCCCTATTTCTGACCCGGTGAGTGTGGCTGTCTGGTCTCCGGGCCCCACAGGCCGCGGTGCCTGGCTCTCCAGGTCAGTGGTGGCGCGCTGAAGTGCGGGGATGGCCTCCGGTGGGTCTGGGATAGAGCAGCAGCCGAAGGGGGCGTGCAGGccggtgctgggaggcaggaggtctggctctgccatgagacttggctaacatttcagaggcctccattgattttttttttatttatttatttttttttttggtggtggggggCTCTGTTTTGGAGAACCTACCATGTGCCCGCCCGGGGCTGGGTTGTTCAGAGGAGCTGGGCACTGTGGGagtcaaggggagcagtgggggctccGCCCCTCTGAGAATGGGGTGGTCGGGGTGTCCCCCAAaatggagctgcccagagctagtcaccatttgtggctgtgtgaccctcccccacagtctcTCCCCTATGAAATGAGGCTAATGCTCATTTTTCTTCCCACTGGAGCGCTGAGGATTGATGGCAGACAAATAATTAGagagatggggggtgagggggaatctcttttattggaccagctcctgtgggtggaagggacaagctttcaagccccaccctggaagaagagctgagtttgcagacttgtcccttccccccccctccccccgaaattggtccaatcaaagagattctctcccccgTCTTGTGTGTCTCGTATCCTGGTTGCCAGCTCGGTTTGGATTGATTAGAGCTTGGAGATCCCCTGGTCAATCCCAATGAGCAATTGTCTCCTGGGGCGgagccctcttctctcctgctgagcTGCTTCTGTAGCTCACCAGAGTCCCCTTGTCttgaattcaaatcctcggcTGCTGCTTGATGAGAAATCGAGCGGAGCTTAAAAATTCCAGCTCTCAGCcacggtacagatgtggggggtttgtctcagcccattacagagccagcagccagctgcaaacccagcatctggctctggctgctggcctgacccTGCCCTGGAGCTCAGGGGGCAGTTTGGGTCTTGATGGCCCCGGCTGGCAGCGTGGATCGTGGGCGCTCACTGGCTCTGCCTTGTCTCTGTGCCTGCCAGCAAATCCCCAACGCGCACAAGGACTGGGTCTGCGCCCTGGCCTTCGTCCCCGGCCGCCCCATGCTGCTGAGCGCCTGCCGCGGGGGCGTGGTGAAGGTCTGGAACGTGGAGAACTTCACACCCGTTGGGGAGATCAAGGGCCACGACAGCCCCATCAATGCCATCTGCACCAATTCCAAGCACATATTCACTGCTTCCAGGTGAGGGCAGTGGGTAAGGCTAGGCCCCTgcggcatgggggagggagatctgacccccaactcaccccagtgcagcagagctgcaggagctctccaaACCCACTGTTGCTCCCCCCATGTGGCAGGGCCTGGAAAGGCACTGGGAGCGAGGGATGGGAACagcgccggagccgggctgcaggcggtttggtgtggggcagcagtcggctgcagggcccccaacccctccccatctagcctctcctctcctccatctctcagcCATTGTTAGGTCGCCCCACAGTGAggctcttctgccccatccagtTATGCCAAGCgctggtcctgccctgccccgccatgCTTTTGGGATGCTCTTGCCAGCTCCTTTGATGTGCCGGGACAAGCCagacctggtgctgctggccctgccacCCTCAGCGCAGAGAACGGAATTCCTGCCAACcgggcaccagctcctcctcgACGGCGCCTTGTGCATCTCCAATGAGAGCaccaccgccccctccttccGCTCCCTGGCCCCTGtgcacagccctggcccccagagggGGTCCCCGGGTTCACAATGTCTCTGGCACCGTCTctgatctcctcttttccaaccatgtcccttttctcctttcctttctcttccccccccccccgctctgtttctctctgtgccGCAGTGACTGCCAGGTAAAGCTATGGACTTACGTgcctgggctcaccccctgccttcctcaccACGTCGTTGCCATAAAGGGGCGTGGCACTAGCCTGCTTtgaccctcctcctgctctctctggctctcaccccctctctggctctctctccttttctttctctgtctcttctctctccgctctggtctcagctgcttcttaacagtatgagattcttttggattttccccccatgtagagctctttgcaagaggagactgtcctcttgccccccacctcccagtccccCAGGTGATTGGATCCAGCGGCCAGCTCGGGGCTGCATGGGGTTTGCCCATCTGACTACTGCTCCTCCTGGGCCACTGCTGGGGggatccccgccccatccccaccccccactgcgtcactggccactgccagtgaGGTGCCACTGGCTGAGCCTGCGCTCTGGCAGAGTGCCCCGTTACTGGCGCTCTGGGGGATTATCCCGCTGGCGGGCAGCTGGGCGCATCTGCTCCCTCCTTGCGCCGGTGCCCGCCCGCTTGGGGCACAGCGGCCTtgctctcctgggctgcagcgtgatgcatttggggacgggggagttgggggcagggcgtgGCCTGTAGCTGATTGTctcgctgtgctgcctctcccagctggggcgggggcagcccccggccttacttcctttctctcttccttccccagcgacctgacagtgaagctctggagctggagaagattgctgaacggcccgacctaggcactggaaaggccggagccagggcgactgtcaggctccctggcgggcccaggccccagcccctctccctggctgtgaagagc
The genomic region above belongs to Chrysemys picta bellii isolate R12L10 unplaced genomic scaffold, ASM1138683v2 scaf1568, whole genome shotgun sequence and contains:
- the LOC135980005 gene encoding kinesin-like protein KIF21B isoform X1; the encoded protein is MQGTAFSRMEWKSINLMKKLVQIQTNIIFLSKCKQMDLIPKGLKGLINPVGGARSARTAPLQCISVAEGHSKPVLCVDATNELLFSGSKDRSCKMWNLVTGQDIASLKGHPNNVVSIKYRSHSGLVFTVSTSYIKVWDIRDSAKCIRTLTSSGQVISGDACAGTTTRTIASVQGEHQINQIALNPTGTMLYAAAGNSVRIWELNRLQPIGKLTGHIGPVMCLTVNQTASNHDLVVTGSKDHYVKMFEIADSVVGNVGPTHNFEPPHYDGIECLAIQGDVLFSGSGDNGIKKWDLEQQELLQQIPNAHKDWVCALAFVPGRPMLLSACRGGVVKVWNVENFTPVGEIKGHDSPINAICTNSKHIFTASSDLTVKLWSWRRLLNGPT
- the LOC135980005 gene encoding kinesin-like protein KIF21B isoform X5 — protein: MWNLVTGQDIASLKGHPNNVVSIKYRSHSGLVFTVSTSYIKVWDIRDSAKCIRTLTSSGQVISGDACAGTTTRTIASVQGEHQINQIALNPTGTMLYAAAGNSVRIWELNRLQPIGKLTGHIGPVMCLTVNQTASNHDLVVTGSKDHYVKMFEIADSVVGNVGPTHNFEPPHYDGIECLAIQGDVLFSGSGDNGIKKWDLEQQELLQQIPNAHKDWVCALAFVPGRPMLLSACRGGVVKVWNVENFTPVGEIKGHDSPINAICTNSKHIFTASSDLTVKLWSWRRLLNGPT
- the LOC135980005 gene encoding kinesin-like protein KIF21B isoform X4, encoding MQGTAFSRMEWKSINLMKKLVQIQTNIIFLSKCKQMDLIPKGLKGLINPVGGARSARTAPLQCISVAEGHSKPVLCVDATNELLFSGSKDRSCKMWNLVTGQDIASLKGHPNNVVSIKYRSHSGLVFTVSTSYIKVWDIRDSAKCIRTLTSSGQVISGDACAGTTTRTIASVQGEHQINQIALNPTGTMLYAAAGNSVRIWELNRLQPIGKLTGHIGPVMCLTVNQTASNHDLVVTGSKDHYVKQLPSELLPCRCLRLRTAWWGTSAPPITSSPRTTMASSVWPSRATCSSAAPGTTGSRSGTWSSRSSSSDLTVKLWSWRRLLNGPT
- the LOC135980005 gene encoding kinesin-like protein KIF21B isoform X2; this encodes MQGTAFSRMEWKSINLMKKLVQIQTNIIFLSKCKQMDLIPKGLKGLINPVGGARSARTAPLQCISVAEGHSKPVLCVDATNELLFSGSKDRSCKMWNLVTGQDIASLKGHPNNVVSIKYRSHSGLVFTVSTSYIKVWDIRDSAKCIRTLTSSGQVISGDACAGTTTRTIASVQGEHQINQIALNPTGTMLYAAAGNSVRIWELNRLQPIGKLTGHIGPVMCLTVNQTASNHDLVVTGSKDHYVKMFEIADSVVGNVGPTHNFEPPHYDGIECLAIQGDVLFSGSGDNGIKKWDLEQQELLQRPDSEALELEKIAERPDLGTGKAGARATVRLPGGPRPQPLSLAVKSWERPGLCVLQFPGLWGDGVSAGAL
- the LOC135980005 gene encoding kinesin-like protein KIF21B isoform X3: MQGTAFSRMEWKSINLMKKLVQIQTNIIFLSKCKQMDLIPKGLKGLINPVGGARSARTAPLQCISVAEGHSKPVLCVDATNELLFSGSKDRSCKMWNLVTGQDIASLKGHPNNVVSIKYRSHSGLVFTVSTSYIKVWDIRDSAKCIRTLTLQPIGKLTGHIGPVMCLTVNQTASNHDLVVTGSKDHYVKMFEIADSVVGNVGPTHNFEPPHYDGIECLAIQGDVLFSGSGDNGIKKWDLEQQELLQQIPNAHKDWVCALAFVPGRPMLLSACRGGVVKVWNVENFTPVGEIKGHDSPINAICTNSKHIFTASSDLTVKLWSWRRLLNGPT